In Desulfopila inferna, the DNA window CGGCAGAAAAAGAGATAAAAAACAGGTCAGGACAATTACATAAAGTAGATTGACCGAACACATAAGAGATGCGGTCAGATATCCAGTGATCATTCCCCCTGTATTGGCCAGGGCAATCAGAAAGATGGCTAGATGAAGAATGAACATAAAGGCAGTTGAAAGAATCCAGGTCCCCAAAATTCTGCCGAGCACATACTGCCACCTGTCAACGGAATGGGAGAGAAACATCACCATGCTGCCATCTTCACGATCCCGAGAAAATATACCCATGGAAAGCATGGACGCCATCAGGAGCATGCCTGCGGCAATAACGTGAAATACAATCAGTGACGCGTACCAAGCCACTGAAACATTGTCAATTTGTCGCCCGTTGACGGAATAATCGCCCTGATAACAACCTCTGATAAGTAAGACAAAAACAATGGCGATTGCCAAAAGCAGATAAAAACTCTTCCGGCGCATTTGGTCATTTATGGTGAAAACGGATATCCGTGTCAGGTTATTCATCTTACGGGTTTTCCTCAACATGTCGGATGAACACGTCTTCCAGTGTTTCATTGCCATGAACGATATGGGAGAGCGGGCCTTTTACCTGGATTCTGCCCTTGTTCATGATGGCAACAGTATCGCAGAGTCTCTCCACCTCTGAAAGCAGATGGGAATTAAGGATAATGGTACCCCCACTCTTTTTGAATTTTTCAAGCAGTGCGCGGATATCTCGCATCCCCAGAGGATCCAGGCCGGAGGCCGGTTCATCCAGAACAAGTAACTCGGGGTTGCCCAGGAGCGCGGCCCCAAATCCCAGTCGTTGTGTCATCCCTTTTGAATACTGGGAGGCCTTTTTCCTTTCACTGCCGTTCATCCCAACCTGTTCTAAAATCTCCCCCACAGACTTTTTTGCACGACTACCGGTCAGACCGCAAAATGCGGCGTGTCGCATCAGATATTCCTCGCCGGACAGATAGGGAGGAATGCGATTTAACTCAGCCAGGTATCCGAGCTTTTTTCGC includes these proteins:
- a CDS encoding ABC transporter permease is translated as MNNLTRISVFTINDQMRRKSFYLLLAIAIVFVLLIRGCYQGDYSVNGRQIDNVSVAWYASLIVFHVIAAGMLLMASMLSMGIFSRDREDGSMVMFLSHSVDRWQYVLGRILGTWILSTAFMFILHLAIFLIALANTGGMITGYLTASLMCSVNLLYVIVLTCFLSLFLPNFMAAIFTLGITGISFISDGAYQAMQNEQIRQLIYSENHVSLWRILYPKVYMLQHYASTLITNNAFVGLSPTYIWGNIVFYTGVLTAAVLWRFYNSEI
- a CDS encoding ABC transporter ATP-binding protein, yielding MISFENVIKKYGNLVAVDGVSCTIDKGEFFALLGPNGAGKTTLMRLLLGFSRCTAGNIAIEGLPAGRSESRKKLGYLAELNRIPPYLSGEEYLMRHAAFCGLTGSRAKKSVGEILEQVGMNGSERKKASQYSKGMTQRLGFGAALLGNPELLVLDEPASGLDPLGMRDIRALLEKFKKSGGTIILNSHLLSEVERLCDTVAIMNKGRIQVKGPLSHIVHGNETLEDVFIRHVEENP